Proteins encoded together in one Planctomycetota bacterium window:
- a CDS encoding sigma-70 family RNA polymerase sigma factor, protein MASKLTDLQVERFERLAWPFLPMLLRAAQCMTHRDDQAEDLVQETMIKAMRAIDRFEEGSDMKAWLLTIQRRTFIDLYRSRKHRRAERSLDDDKVPEPTDDGGHDAEGFDRRWEQPEQLLNRFDDDQIIDALRSLPDEIRWTLLLVDVEQMDQQQAAEVLDVPVGTIKSRAHRGRGMLRNKLYELARQRGWVEPKPADDNEE, encoded by the coding sequence ATGGCATCCAAGCTGACCGATTTACAGGTCGAGCGCTTCGAGCGACTGGCGTGGCCTTTCCTGCCCATGTTGCTTCGAGCGGCGCAATGCATGACGCATCGAGACGACCAGGCAGAAGACCTGGTCCAGGAAACCATGATCAAAGCGATGCGGGCGATTGACCGGTTCGAGGAGGGCAGCGACATGAAGGCGTGGCTGCTGACGATTCAGCGACGGACCTTCATCGACCTGTACCGGTCACGCAAACATCGGAGGGCTGAGCGCTCCTTGGATGATGACAAAGTGCCGGAACCTACGGATGACGGCGGGCACGATGCCGAAGGGTTTGACCGGCGGTGGGAGCAGCCGGAACAGTTGCTCAATCGATTCGATGATGATCAGATCATCGACGCACTCCGTTCGCTGCCGGACGAAATACGCTGGACGCTGCTGCTGGTGGACGTAGAGCAAATGGACCAGCAGCAGGCGGCCGAAGTGCTCGATGTGCCAGTGGGCACGATCAAGTCGCGGGCACATCGCGGTCGCGGCATGCTGAGGAACAAGCTCTACGAATTGGCCCGGCAACGCGGCTGGGTCGAGCCGAAGCCTGCGGACGACAATGAGGAATGA
- a CDS encoding efflux RND transporter periplasmic adaptor subunit — METRTMSKNEVFSLIHRWGPSAVIVAAVVTVGVLFHRPIVAWFGGNPDAIFGPSGGMAHYDVGDLHSAGSLKVGARIDPHRPIVGKNRLLVVVKTADGDPVTDASVEAVAVMPAMGSMPEMRSTSRFKHIEDSQYAGDLELTMAGGWPLTLNVDSPAHGKATLHYDLATTIDGLRLTDAAGTGRKNDATGSKPLNDVCPVLGKKVPEDAVTLTWKGHRIGFCCPGCDRKFDGWTEEKKQAFVDRFIKGGKPIAQTDSGTQQKKPLPPAEGIAFWTCSMHPSVKLKDKGTCPICKMDLIPVTHEEVRSGVIFVDAQRRQLIGVRTTTVMQQNLDKTIRAVGVITYDETRLTDVTLKYRGWIGDLFADYTGKHVERGEPLLTIYSPELLSAQQEYLDALAATAVPGRTTRVAEAARERLLLWDLTERQLDELAKRGKPLQYVPVLSPATGTIIQKMAVKGSAVEPGKMIYRVADLSTLWIEAELYEDEVPLVSVGQKVEVSVSYLPGKGFEGTVSYVYPYLDPKTRRGRIRVEVTNKDGLLKPDMYANVYIKVPLGKQLAVPEEAVLYGGENNIVFLDLGEGRMRPQRVKLGVRATDPGLGMDLIEVLDGLKPGDAVVTSGNFLIASESKLKSGIEKW, encoded by the coding sequence ATGGAGACTCGAACAATGAGTAAGAATGAAGTTTTCTCTTTGATCCACCGATGGGGACCATCCGCCGTGATCGTGGCCGCAGTTGTGACGGTCGGTGTTCTCTTTCACCGCCCGATCGTCGCATGGTTCGGCGGTAACCCCGACGCGATTTTCGGTCCATCCGGCGGCATGGCGCATTATGACGTGGGTGATCTTCACTCGGCCGGATCATTGAAGGTCGGCGCACGCATCGACCCCCATCGGCCGATCGTCGGCAAGAACCGTTTGTTGGTCGTCGTAAAAACGGCTGATGGTGACCCGGTCACGGACGCGAGTGTCGAAGCCGTCGCTGTCATGCCCGCGATGGGTTCCATGCCGGAGATGCGGTCCACCTCGCGGTTTAAGCACATCGAAGACAGCCAATATGCAGGTGACCTCGAACTGACCATGGCCGGTGGTTGGCCGCTGACACTGAATGTCGATTCGCCCGCGCACGGTAAGGCGACATTGCACTATGATCTGGCGACAACGATCGACGGGCTGCGATTGACCGACGCGGCCGGCACCGGGAGAAAGAACGATGCGACTGGGAGCAAGCCGCTCAACGATGTCTGCCCGGTGCTAGGCAAGAAAGTGCCTGAGGACGCGGTGACCCTGACTTGGAAGGGTCATAGAATCGGCTTCTGCTGCCCCGGTTGCGACAGGAAGTTCGACGGCTGGACGGAGGAAAAGAAGCAGGCGTTCGTCGATCGCTTCATCAAGGGCGGCAAGCCGATCGCGCAGACCGACAGCGGTACACAACAAAAGAAACCCCTGCCGCCGGCGGAAGGCATCGCGTTCTGGACCTGCTCGATGCACCCGTCCGTCAAATTGAAGGACAAGGGCACCTGCCCGATCTGCAAGATGGACCTGATTCCCGTGACGCACGAGGAGGTGCGCTCGGGCGTCATCTTCGTCGATGCGCAGCGCCGCCAGCTCATTGGCGTCCGCACGACGACAGTCATGCAGCAGAACCTGGACAAGACCATCCGCGCCGTGGGCGTGATCACCTACGACGAGACGCGCCTGACCGATGTGACCCTCAAGTACCGCGGCTGGATCGGCGATCTGTTCGCCGACTACACCGGCAAGCACGTCGAGCGCGGTGAGCCGCTGCTGACGATTTACAGCCCCGAGCTGCTGTCGGCCCAGCAGGAGTATCTGGACGCCTTGGCCGCCACTGCCGTGCCCGGCCGCACGACGCGCGTGGCCGAAGCGGCGCGCGAACGCTTGCTGTTGTGGGATCTGACCGAACGGCAGCTTGACGAACTGGCCAAACGCGGCAAACCACTTCAGTACGTCCCCGTGCTGTCGCCGGCGACCGGCACGATCATCCAGAAGATGGCCGTTAAGGGCAGTGCGGTCGAGCCGGGCAAGATGATCTACCGCGTGGCCGACCTTTCAACACTGTGGATCGAGGCCGAACTCTACGAGGATGAAGTGCCGCTGGTGAGTGTGGGACAGAAGGTTGAGGTGTCCGTTTCCTATCTACCGGGGAAGGGGTTCGAGGGCACGGTGTCCTACGTCTACCCCTACCTCGATCCCAAGACGCGACGTGGCCGCATTCGCGTCGAAGTTACAAATAAGGACGGCCTGCTCAAACCTGATATGTACGCCAATGTGTACATCAAGGTGCCCCTTGGCAAGCAGCTGGCCGTACCCGAAGAAGCGGTGTTATACGGTGGGGAGAACAACATCGTGTTCCTGGACCTGGGTGAGGGCCGCATGCGCCCCCAGCGCGTCAAGCTCGGCGTGCGCGCGACCGATCCGGGTTTGGGTATGGACCTGATCGAAGTGCTCGACGGGCTCAAGCCCGGCGACGCTGTCGTGACGTCAGGTAATTTCCTGATTGCTTCGGAAAGCAAGCTTAAATCCGGCATTGAGAAGTGGTGA
- a CDS encoding CusA/CzcA family heavy metal efflux RND transporter — protein sequence MQLSEINPSARPGFIQRLIAGCANNPFLTILTVAAIVAWGYYSLRQVPLDAIPDLSDAQVIVFTEWPGRSPDLVEDQITYPISTALLAAPKVKFVRGQSFLGLSFVYVIFEDGTDIYWGRSRVLEYLNSVTGKLPDGVNPTLGPDATGVGWVFQYALVDKSGNHDLSQLRSFQDWYVRYALEGVEGVAEVASVGGFVKQYQIQLDPDQVLAYNIPIQTIIQKVRRSNTDVGGRVLEQAGHEYMIRGRGYIKSKADIESIPVGIGKDGVPIQIKDLGKVTIGPDMRRGLAELNGEGEAVGGIVIMRYGENALTTIENVKKRLVDVRKSLPEGVELVVVYDRSELIGRAIATLRHTLIEEMIVVSIIITIFLLHFRSALIPIVALPIAVILAFIPMSYQHLTANIMSLGGIAVAIGAMVDASIIIIENIHKKLETWEEAGRPAEKTRRGVIVEAMQEVGPSIFFSLLVITVAFLPVFTLEATEGRLFRPLAYTKTYSMGFAAILAVTLVPALAALIIRGKIRGEKWNPINRMLVAGYAPVVRFVVRHRWLVVACSVAAMIATIPAFFRLGNEFMPPLNEGSILYMPTAPPGMSITEASTILQSQDRKLREVPEVQSVFGKIGRSRTATDPAPLSMVETVIVLKPESEWREGMTWDKLIKEMDQKLAYPGMPNIWWMPIQTRTEMLATGIRSALGIKVFGSSLEEIEATAVQVEKALQDDPRVKPYTRSVFAERVTGGYFLDFNVKREEAARYGMTVGDVEDLVQTAIGGMNIDQTIEGRERYPIQVRYARQFRDKLDMIKKVLVPTPTGTQVPISHVADIDIKTGAPMIRSEDGRLVGFVFVDVTDIGIADYVQLARQAVDERVTLPASVRLAWAGQFQYFERAKEKLKIVVPLTLLIVCFLLYSNTKSVIETLIVLLAVPFSLIGAIWLLYLLNYNMSVAVWVGLIALAGLDAETGVIMLLYLNLSHKRWIGEGRLQSFRDLEDAIVDGAANRIRPKLMTVLTTFIGLFPLMLSTGTGADVMKRIAAPMVGGLATSFLLELTVYPAIFALWKCRKGLTK from the coding sequence ATGCAGTTATCCGAAATCAATCCGTCTGCGCGCCCCGGCTTTATCCAGCGATTGATCGCCGGCTGCGCCAATAATCCGTTCCTGACGATCCTTACGGTCGCAGCCATCGTTGCATGGGGCTATTACTCGCTGCGTCAGGTGCCGCTGGACGCCATTCCCGACCTGTCTGACGCCCAGGTCATCGTCTTTACTGAGTGGCCTGGGCGCAGCCCCGACCTGGTTGAAGACCAGATCACCTATCCGATCAGCACGGCACTGTTGGCTGCGCCGAAGGTCAAGTTTGTACGCGGCCAGTCGTTCTTGGGCCTTTCGTTCGTCTACGTCATTTTCGAGGACGGCACCGACATCTACTGGGGCCGCAGTCGTGTGTTGGAATACCTCAACTCCGTCACTGGCAAGCTGCCCGATGGCGTCAATCCCACGCTAGGTCCGGACGCGACGGGCGTCGGCTGGGTGTTTCAGTACGCGCTGGTGGACAAGTCAGGCAATCACGATCTATCGCAGCTGCGCTCGTTTCAGGACTGGTACGTCCGATACGCTCTGGAAGGCGTCGAGGGCGTCGCCGAGGTTGCATCCGTCGGCGGGTTTGTGAAGCAGTATCAGATTCAGCTCGATCCCGATCAGGTGCTGGCGTACAACATCCCCATCCAGACCATCATTCAAAAGGTCCGCCGCTCAAACACGGACGTGGGTGGGCGCGTGCTTGAGCAGGCCGGTCACGAATACATGATCCGCGGGCGGGGCTACATCAAGTCCAAGGCGGACATCGAATCCATCCCGGTTGGCATCGGGAAGGACGGCGTGCCCATTCAGATCAAAGATTTGGGCAAGGTGACCATCGGCCCAGACATGCGCCGTGGGCTGGCGGAACTAAACGGCGAGGGCGAAGCCGTTGGCGGCATCGTCATCATGCGCTACGGCGAAAACGCGCTGACCACGATCGAAAACGTCAAGAAACGCCTGGTGGACGTGCGTAAGAGCCTGCCCGAAGGCGTTGAACTGGTCGTTGTGTATGACCGCTCGGAGTTGATAGGGCGTGCCATTGCCACGCTCCGCCACACGTTGATCGAGGAAATGATCGTGGTCAGCATCATCATCACGATATTTCTGCTGCATTTTCGCTCGGCGCTTATCCCGATCGTGGCGTTGCCCATCGCGGTAATTCTGGCGTTCATCCCGATGAGCTATCAGCATCTGACCGCGAACATCATGTCGCTCGGCGGCATCGCAGTGGCTATCGGCGCGATGGTGGACGCTTCGATCATCATTATCGAGAACATCCACAAAAAGCTGGAGACGTGGGAGGAGGCCGGCCGGCCGGCGGAGAAGACGCGCCGCGGCGTGATCGTCGAAGCAATGCAGGAGGTGGGGCCGAGCATCTTTTTCTCCCTGCTGGTGATCACTGTTGCGTTCCTTCCAGTGTTCACGCTTGAGGCGACTGAAGGTCGGCTGTTCCGGCCGCTGGCATACACCAAGACCTACTCGATGGGCTTTGCGGCGATTCTTGCGGTGACGCTGGTGCCGGCGCTGGCGGCGCTGATCATCCGCGGCAAAATACGCGGCGAGAAGTGGAATCCGATCAACCGCATGCTGGTCGCGGGATACGCGCCGGTCGTGCGGTTTGTCGTGAGACATCGGTGGCTGGTGGTGGCCTGTTCAGTGGCCGCGATGATCGCCACCATTCCAGCATTCTTCCGGCTGGGAAACGAGTTCATGCCGCCGTTGAACGAAGGCTCCATCCTGTATATGCCCACCGCGCCGCCGGGCATGTCCATTACGGAAGCGAGCACCATCCTCCAATCGCAGGATCGCAAGCTGCGTGAGGTTCCAGAGGTGCAGTCCGTTTTCGGAAAGATAGGCCGCTCACGCACCGCCACCGATCCCGCACCGCTTTCCATGGTCGAGACCGTCATCGTGCTCAAGCCCGAGAGCGAGTGGCGTGAAGGGATGACATGGGACAAGCTGATTAAGGAAATGGATCAGAAACTGGCTTACCCCGGCATGCCAAATATTTGGTGGATGCCGATCCAGACTCGCACCGAAATGCTTGCCACGGGCATCCGTAGTGCGCTGGGCATCAAGGTGTTCGGCTCCTCGCTTGAAGAGATCGAAGCCACGGCCGTCCAGGTCGAAAAGGCGCTACAAGACGATCCACGGGTCAAGCCCTACACTCGAAGCGTGTTTGCCGAGCGCGTCACCGGCGGCTATTTCCTTGATTTCAACGTGAAGCGCGAGGAGGCTGCCCGCTACGGCATGACCGTCGGCGATGTGGAGGACCTTGTCCAGACCGCCATTGGCGGGATGAACATCGACCAGACTATCGAAGGGCGCGAGCGCTACCCAATCCAGGTCCGCTATGCCCGGCAGTTTCGCGATAAGCTTGACATGATCAAGAAGGTGCTGGTCCCGACACCCACCGGGACACAGGTGCCCATCTCCCACGTCGCCGACATAGATATCAAAACCGGCGCACCGATGATCCGCAGTGAGGACGGCCGGCTCGTCGGATTCGTGTTTGTGGATGTGACCGACATCGGCATCGCGGACTACGTGCAACTTGCACGGCAAGCTGTGGACGAGCGAGTCACACTGCCTGCCAGTGTGCGGCTCGCCTGGGCGGGGCAATTCCAATACTTTGAGCGTGCCAAGGAGAAGCTCAAGATCGTTGTGCCGCTAACATTGTTGATTGTATGCTTCCTGCTGTACTCGAACACGAAATCGGTGATCGAAACCCTCATCGTTCTATTGGCCGTGCCGTTTTCCCTAATCGGCGCGATTTGGTTGCTCTACCTGCTGAACTACAATATGAGCGTCGCTGTCTGGGTCGGCCTCATCGCTCTTGCCGGCCTGGACGCCGAAACCGGAGTGATAATGCTTCTGTATCTTAATCTTTCTCACAAGCGATGGATTGGTGAGGGTCGACTTCAATCCTTCCGCGATCTGGAAGATGCAATCGTCGACGGCGCAGCCAATCGTATTCGCCCTAAGTTGATGACCGTGCTGACGACTTTCATTGGTCTGTTCCCATTGATGCTGAGCACTGGCACCGGAGCCGACGTGATGAAACGCATCGCCGCCCCCATGGTCGGCGGTCTGGCAACGTCGTTCCTGCTGGAGTTAACGGTATATCCTGCGATCTTTGCATTATGGAAATGTCGGAAGGGGCTAACAAAGTAA
- a CDS encoding multicopper oxidase domain-containing protein, whose translation MATRREMLMTGAAAIGGAALLAGTRARASQIDTEGKAWEKTYSGDADRPALAPAEPGKDYQPVVSPNAATLPFKIVDGVKVFHLIPEPIDHEFASGLKAKCWGYNGRVNGTVIEAVEGDHVRIYVTNRLPVPTTVHWHGIYLPNGMDGVSGLTQKPIPPGETYRYEWTLRQHGTYMYHSHHDAMTQEGMGLIGMLIIHPRNPSAGYKVDRDFAILLSEWSIEVGTSRPNTLAMSDFNILTMNGKVFPAIDPLVAKLGDRVRIRFGNLSAMDHHPIHLHGHYWKVTATDGGQIPVTAQWPETTVLMPVGSTRDVEFVASDPGDWAMHCHMTHHMMNQMGHGFPNMVGVNPDDLDTRVRSLVPGYMTMGHLGMEGMSEMSMPIPKNSIPMVGMPGPFSYIDMGGMFTILKVREKLANYADPGWYQHPAGTVVDRASPEELKRDGISTEH comes from the coding sequence ATGGCGACACGACGCGAAATGCTTATGACCGGCGCGGCGGCGATCGGTGGCGCGGCCCTGCTTGCAGGGACCCGAGCCCGCGCCTCGCAGATCGACACCGAGGGCAAGGCGTGGGAAAAGACGTATTCAGGAGACGCGGACCGTCCCGCCCTTGCACCCGCCGAACCCGGTAAGGATTACCAACCCGTCGTCTCCCCCAACGCCGCAACGCTGCCCTTCAAGATCGTCGACGGCGTGAAGGTCTTCCACCTGATCCCCGAGCCGATCGACCACGAGTTCGCCTCCGGGCTCAAGGCCAAATGCTGGGGCTACAACGGGCGGGTCAACGGCACGGTGATCGAAGCGGTGGAAGGTGATCACGTCCGTATCTACGTGACCAACCGCCTGCCCGTGCCGACGACCGTGCACTGGCACGGCATCTATCTGCCCAACGGTATGGACGGCGTCAGCGGCCTGACGCAGAAACCCATCCCACCCGGCGAGACCTATCGCTACGAGTGGACCCTGCGCCAGCACGGCACCTACATGTACCACTCTCATCATGACGCCATGACCCAGGAAGGCATGGGCCTGATCGGCATGCTCATCATCCACCCCCGGAATCCGTCGGCTGGATACAAGGTCGACCGCGACTTCGCCATCCTGCTGAGTGAATGGAGCATCGAGGTCGGCACATCCCGGCCCAACACGCTGGCGATGAGCGACTTCAACATCCTCACGATGAACGGCAAGGTCTTCCCCGCGATCGACCCGCTGGTCGCCAAACTCGGCGACCGCGTGCGCATCCGCTTCGGCAACCTCAGCGCGATGGATCATCACCCGATTCATCTCCACGGTCACTACTGGAAGGTCACCGCGACCGACGGCGGGCAGATTCCGGTTACAGCGCAGTGGCCGGAGACCACTGTGCTCATGCCGGTGGGCTCGACGCGCGACGTGGAGTTTGTCGCCTCCGATCCCGGCGACTGGGCGATGCACTGTCACATGACCCATCACATGATGAACCAGATGGGCCACGGCTTCCCCAACATGGTCGGCGTCAACCCCGACGACCTCGACACGCGCGTCCGTTCGCTCGTGCCCGGTTACATGACGATGGGGCATCTTGGGATGGAGGGCATGAGCGAGATGTCGATGCCTATACCCAAGAACAGCATCCCCATGGTCGGCATGCCCGGGCCGTTCTCCTACATCGACATGGGCGGCATGTTCACCATCCTCAAGGTGCGCGAGAAGCTCGCCAACTACGCCGACCCCGGCTGGTATCAACATCCGGCGGGGACCGTCGTTGACCGGGCTTCGCCGGAAGAACTGAAGCGCGACGGGATTTCAACAGAACACTGA